One window of Bacteroides sp. AN502(2024) genomic DNA carries:
- a CDS encoding endonuclease/exonuclease/phosphatase family protein produces MKNKYCLFIAAFLSVLFAPVVKNHAQENIRLKVVSFNVRSFEPDFNIAPYAEVLRTLDADIICLNEVENRSSRMQLNGKYRDVVQELGNQLAMFGIFGYSYNLSNKDGKLPETDYTFSENELYGNAILSKYPVMNSLSLQLPRPASSADQRSVLAVDVLLSPSVQIRVAVSHLDHVGGRMEQVKVLVSDKIADTRTPVILAGDMNAGPGSGELTELLTKFERLDGDEGTYEGISKIDYILGSKAHWKLVGSKTIAPYDKDGKELSDHWILYSEIELIK; encoded by the coding sequence ATGAAAAATAAGTATTGTTTATTTATTGCGGCATTTCTGTCGGTGCTGTTTGCGCCTGTCGTAAAAAATCATGCTCAGGAAAATATACGCCTGAAAGTAGTGTCTTTCAATGTCCGTTCATTTGAACCCGATTTCAATATTGCTCCTTATGCCGAAGTCTTGCGCACGCTCGACGCTGACATTATTTGTTTGAACGAGGTCGAAAACAGGAGCTCGCGGATGCAGTTGAATGGCAAATACAGGGATGTGGTTCAGGAACTGGGCAATCAGCTTGCCATGTTCGGTATTTTCGGCTATTCTTATAATCTGAGCAACAAAGACGGCAAACTTCCGGAAACGGATTATACCTTCTCCGAGAATGAACTTTATGGAAATGCCATTCTGAGCAAATATCCGGTTATGAACTCACTCTCTCTTCAGTTGCCGCGACCGGCTTCTTCCGCCGACCAGCGCAGCGTGTTGGCAGTCGATGTCTTGTTGTCGCCTTCGGTTCAAATCAGAGTCGCAGTCAGCCATTTGGATCATGTGGGAGGCCGGATGGAACAGGTGAAGGTACTCGTTTCAGACAAGATTGCGGATACTCGTACTCCGGTCATTCTGGCGGGTGATATGAATGCCGGACCGGGTTCCGGTGAACTGACCGAGCTGTTGACCAAATTCGAACGACTCGATGGTGACGAAGGGACTTATGAGGGAATCTCCAAGATTGATTATATTCTGGGGAGTAAGGCGCATTGGAAATTGGTCGGCAGCAAAACCATAGCTCCTTATGATAAAGACGGTAAGGAGTTGTCCGACCATTGGATTCTTTACTCTGAAATAGAATTGATAAAATAA
- a CDS encoding ROK family protein yields the protein MKLSIDLGGTHVRIAQVENGRCLKKISVDCPAQQDASVILNLLSQLIDNVMNEYVEGIGIGVPSVVDSEKGVVYNVTNISSWKEVRLKETLERKFRVPVVVNNDSNCFTLGVKIFGEGQSYANMVGVTIGTGIGAGVIIDHRLYGGEFMGAGEIGMLPYLDSDFEQYCSSFFFKRYHTTGAEAAEKANAGDRAVLEMWKEFGTHLGNLMKAILLVYAPQAIILGGGIASAFPLFKEAMENSMQSFPYKTILDRVDVRVSHQKDANLLGASVLIK from the coding sequence ATGAAACTGTCAATAGATTTAGGTGGAACTCATGTTCGGATAGCACAAGTGGAAAATGGTAGATGTCTTAAAAAGATATCAGTCGACTGTCCGGCGCAGCAAGATGCTTCCGTGATTCTTAATTTACTATCTCAACTTATTGATAATGTGATGAATGAGTATGTCGAAGGCATTGGCATAGGTGTTCCTTCTGTTGTCGATTCGGAAAAAGGAGTTGTTTATAATGTCACAAATATATCCTCTTGGAAGGAAGTCCGTTTGAAAGAGACTTTGGAGAGGAAATTCAGAGTGCCTGTTGTCGTCAACAACGATTCTAATTGTTTTACTTTGGGGGTAAAAATATTCGGTGAGGGACAGTCTTATGCCAATATGGTAGGAGTGACCATAGGAACCGGTATCGGGGCGGGTGTCATCATTGATCATCGTCTCTATGGCGGCGAATTTATGGGGGCAGGTGAAATAGGAATGTTGCCATATTTAGATTCCGACTTTGAGCAGTATTGTAGCAGTTTCTTTTTTAAACGTTATCATACTACCGGTGCTGAAGCTGCTGAAAAGGCAAATGCCGGAGACCGGGCAGTATTGGAAATGTGGAAAGAATTTGGAACCCATTTGGGTAATCTTATGAAAGCAATTCTTTTAGTGTATGCTCCACAGGCTATCATTCTGGGGGGAGGTATTGCATCGGCTTTTCCTTTATTTAAAGAAGCTATGGAGAATTCGATGCAGAGTTTTCCTTATAAAACCATATTGGACAGGGTCGACGTGAGAGTCTCGCATCAGAAAGATGCAAATTTGTTGGGAGCTTCTGTTCTGATAAAGTAA
- a CDS encoding RagB/SusD family nutrient uptake outer membrane protein has translation MKIYKGIVLSILLGFSICGCTDFLQHEPYGLQGSVNFWKTEADVQKVLDAFHEFTYKEGVTGRGLMWFENCSDNLVTGRPQAEAAQIKDFQMSASNGRDAKDNWPYMFQLIAKANDVLRNVPGMDVSEQVKNTALGQAYFYRAFAYLWLAPFYGDNGPNGGLPVITEKTPTQELDQPRPASVLTNYDRIIADMRMAGERLPYFSQLDMRDYGRPHKAAAWAFAARAALYAAQYDAKYYHTVIEFCDKVMGMDGADKRELYPDYAGLFREENNFCREYLFSLLGNAIEGPKFHGMSFQNKGWGLYNTWGYFQPTLELYKAFEEGDVRRGATILFPNEHIKFVGVDVTYAVGRWSSESLSGMTFRKFMSPWEESDCIGKTVSSNMDNASNVLGTVLIRYADILLMKAEALIWSQGEGNAEAKTLLNMIRKRAGLPENTGATKAQLKNERRCELAFEFQPSRHIDLVRWGDAQSVYAKPLHGVKTVLKDDDTFSHVEEIEIWPARNFNPKVNHVFPIPSAEVAKSKRLEQNLGY, from the coding sequence ATGAAAATATACAAAGGAATCGTTCTTTCGATACTTCTCGGCTTTTCAATCTGTGGTTGCACGGATTTTCTGCAACATGAGCCTTATGGGCTGCAAGGTAGTGTGAACTTCTGGAAAACTGAGGCCGATGTGCAAAAAGTATTGGATGCTTTCCACGAATTTACCTATAAGGAAGGGGTCACCGGACGCGGACTTATGTGGTTTGAGAATTGCAGTGATAACCTGGTGACCGGCCGGCCGCAGGCTGAGGCTGCCCAAATCAAGGATTTTCAGATGTCGGCCTCCAACGGGCGCGATGCAAAGGATAACTGGCCTTATATGTTTCAGCTGATCGCGAAGGCTAACGATGTACTGCGAAATGTCCCGGGTATGGATGTCTCTGAACAAGTGAAGAACACGGCCCTGGGGCAGGCTTATTTTTATCGCGCCTTCGCCTATTTGTGGTTAGCGCCTTTTTATGGGGATAATGGCCCTAATGGAGGGCTTCCTGTCATTACCGAAAAAACGCCGACACAAGAGTTGGATCAACCCCGACCCGCTTCGGTCTTGACCAATTACGACCGGATTATCGCGGATATGCGCATGGCAGGCGAACGGTTGCCCTACTTCTCGCAATTGGACATGAGAGACTACGGGCGTCCTCATAAGGCTGCCGCTTGGGCCTTTGCCGCGCGTGCCGCCCTTTATGCGGCACAGTATGACGCGAAATATTATCATACAGTCATCGAATTTTGCGACAAGGTTATGGGAATGGACGGTGCGGATAAACGCGAACTGTATCCCGACTACGCCGGATTGTTCCGCGAGGAGAATAACTTCTGCCGGGAATATCTTTTCTCTTTGTTGGGGAATGCCATCGAAGGTCCCAAGTTCCATGGGATGTCCTTTCAAAACAAAGGATGGGGACTTTACAATACATGGGGCTATTTTCAACCCACATTGGAGTTGTATAAAGCCTTTGAGGAAGGGGATGTCCGGAGAGGAGCTACCATCTTATTCCCGAATGAGCATATCAAGTTTGTCGGAGTCGATGTGACCTATGCGGTAGGCAGGTGGAGTTCGGAAAGTTTGTCAGGCATGACTTTCCGCAAGTTCATGTCCCCGTGGGAAGAGTCCGATTGTATAGGTAAAACGGTAAGTTCCAACATGGATAATGCCAGTAATGTATTGGGTACTGTGTTGATACGCTATGCCGATATCTTGTTGATGAAGGCGGAAGCATTGATATGGTCGCAGGGTGAAGGCAATGCCGAAGCCAAGACATTGCTCAATATGATTCGCAAGCGTGCGGGATTACCTGAAAACACGGGGGCCACCAAAGCCCAACTGAAGAACGAACGCCGTTGCGAGCTGGCTTTCGAGTTTCAGCCAAGCCGGCACATCGATCTGGTCAGATGGGGCGATGCGCAAAGCGTGTATGCGAAGCCTTTGCATGGTGTGAAAACCGTTTTGAAAGACGATGATACGTTCAGTCATGTCGAAGAAATAGAGATATGGCCGGCACGCAACTTTAATCCTAAAGTGAATCATGTTTTTCCTATTCCGTCTGCGGAAGTTGCCAAAAGCAAGCGTCTGGAACAAAATTTGGGTTATTGA
- a CDS encoding SusC/RagA family TonB-linked outer membrane protein: MKQLNVVFIKTTLLLIWGAFLSVDSYAQQFPVKGAVKDVAGDPIIGANIVVKGGTVGVITDLDGNFSLSAGGNDVLVVSYIGYKTKEVGVSSKALVITLEDDSKQIDEVVVIGYGSTRKQDLSTAVSTVKVDQSLKSRPANLGSYLQGRMPGVMIQSNGGDPLAKSTLSIRGRGSRGTDDDYSSGDAVLYVVDGVPGAPFNMEDVETISVLKDAASAAIYGASVGSGGVVVITTKQAAAGKLKVNVNISKSMKNAWRLPSVLTAEQYNRVWADATKWYGGKLPNEADSELFPYGAVTRTDWLDEIFRTGSLEHYALSLSGGSDAVKGFASFSYDKEDGILENTYSKKFGAKMNVDFQPVRWLKVGERVTFRYQNGQGNLLTGHQGVLSNAVFFPRSASVHDYDEKGNPLFDEAVKPLYQGTVPRWAAAQGLGGGYGEIRNPVAMLQRLNQDRPSSTVYSTTSVELKPVSGLTVKSDFTAGLNMERLDEFIPRVPEIGRPSDENERDISNTWNNNWLWETTVTYAKMFAEKHHVSAMAGYTMKYEKYKWDKFYTSGYELEDKHSTTLGQAGDWKKTKPQENIWEESMVSVFGRVGYSFDDRYFFTASIRRDATSKLYKDNNSGIFPAFSASWKISSEPFFKPMRNVFSMLKLRGSWGQIGNVDLVPRYSWNVPLSEMEWPVIYGKNLDNVVQGGVYASSIGVKNLKWETTEQLGVGLDMGLFDNSLNLTVDYFHKKTKDLIERVPIPSVAGIAIEPYGNIGSVVNRGWEIGADYTKTIGHVTVGLNANIATVHNEVTDLGSRETMEHPMVVNSLKPLRSTVGKPWYSYYVLKTEGIFRDEEEINNFKWTDLETGITRLIQPNAKPGDFKYVDFNNDGRINDDDKQYMGSYLPKLTFGFGGNLRYKGFDFSIQFQGVGKSTIYNGFKQMGLTGRQQGGNMLSDILNAWDYNNASGIPRLALVNDSNGNFSNASDFYLENGSYLRLKNMTLGYTLPDSVMRKIGLPGSSLRIYLNGENLCTLTDYTGFDPEVGNFGIDGGTYPVARTFSLGVNFNF; this comes from the coding sequence ATGAAACAGTTGAATGTCGTTTTTATTAAGACAACCTTGCTTCTTATTTGGGGGGCGTTCTTGTCGGTGGATAGTTATGCGCAACAATTTCCGGTGAAAGGGGCTGTGAAGGATGTTGCGGGCGATCCTATTATCGGCGCCAACATTGTGGTGAAGGGAGGCACGGTCGGGGTGATAACGGATCTCGATGGTAATTTCAGCCTGTCGGCAGGCGGTAATGACGTGCTGGTGGTCAGTTATATAGGATATAAGACCAAAGAAGTCGGCGTTTCATCGAAAGCTTTGGTAATCACTTTGGAAGATGATTCGAAACAGATCGATGAGGTCGTGGTCATAGGGTATGGCAGCACTCGCAAGCAAGACTTGTCGACGGCGGTCTCTACCGTCAAGGTGGATCAGTCATTGAAAAGCCGTCCCGCCAATCTGGGTTCTTATCTGCAAGGCCGTATGCCGGGAGTGATGATTCAGTCCAACGGCGGCGACCCTTTGGCGAAATCTACATTATCGATTCGCGGACGCGGCTCGCGCGGCACCGATGATGACTACTCCAGTGGCGATGCGGTTCTGTACGTGGTCGACGGAGTACCCGGCGCTCCTTTCAACATGGAGGATGTGGAAACGATCTCGGTCTTGAAGGATGCCGCTTCCGCTGCCATTTATGGTGCCAGTGTCGGTTCGGGAGGTGTTGTCGTGATAACCACCAAGCAGGCCGCCGCGGGTAAACTCAAGGTTAATGTGAATATTTCCAAGAGCATGAAAAATGCCTGGAGGCTTCCTTCGGTGTTGACGGCGGAACAGTATAACCGGGTTTGGGCGGATGCCACCAAATGGTATGGCGGGAAGTTGCCCAATGAGGCCGATTCCGAACTTTTCCCTTACGGGGCTGTTACCCGTACAGACTGGCTCGATGAAATATTCCGCACCGGTTCATTAGAACACTATGCACTTTCCTTATCGGGAGGTAGCGATGCGGTCAAAGGCTTCGCTTCTTTTTCCTATGACAAAGAGGATGGTATCTTGGAAAATACATACAGCAAAAAGTTCGGGGCGAAAATGAACGTTGATTTCCAACCCGTCCGATGGCTGAAAGTCGGTGAGCGGGTGACGTTCCGGTATCAGAATGGTCAGGGCAACTTGCTGACAGGGCATCAAGGAGTCTTGTCCAACGCCGTTTTCTTCCCTCGTTCAGCCTCTGTACATGATTACGACGAGAAGGGGAATCCGCTCTTTGATGAAGCGGTAAAACCTTTATACCAGGGAACTGTTCCGCGTTGGGCTGCGGCGCAGGGACTCGGAGGCGGGTATGGAGAGATACGCAATCCCGTCGCCATGTTGCAGCGGCTGAATCAGGACCGGCCTTCATCTACTGTCTATTCCACGACTTCCGTCGAATTGAAACCTGTTTCCGGGCTGACCGTCAAGTCCGATTTTACAGCCGGACTGAATATGGAGCGGCTGGACGAGTTCATTCCCAGAGTTCCCGAAATAGGGCGCCCTTCCGATGAGAATGAACGCGACATATCCAATACATGGAATAATAACTGGTTGTGGGAAACGACGGTCACTTATGCTAAGATGTTTGCCGAGAAACATCATGTCAGTGCCATGGCGGGATATACAATGAAGTACGAGAAATATAAGTGGGACAAATTCTACACCTCGGGATACGAACTGGAAGACAAGCATTCCACAACCTTGGGGCAGGCGGGAGACTGGAAAAAGACCAAGCCACAGGAAAATATCTGGGAAGAGTCCATGGTGTCTGTATTCGGACGGGTCGGTTATTCGTTCGACGACCGCTATTTCTTCACTGCCAGCATCCGCAGAGATGCGACTTCCAAACTCTACAAGGATAATAATTCCGGCATATTCCCGGCGTTCTCGGCCTCATGGAAAATATCATCGGAGCCTTTCTTCAAACCGATGAGGAATGTATTCAGCATGCTGAAACTCCGTGGAAGCTGGGGACAGATAGGTAATGTCGATTTAGTGCCCCGATATTCATGGAATGTGCCGCTGAGCGAAATGGAATGGCCCGTTATCTATGGAAAGAATCTGGATAATGTGGTACAGGGCGGAGTCTATGCCTCCTCGATCGGAGTGAAGAACTTGAAATGGGAAACAACCGAACAGCTCGGAGTAGGGTTGGATATGGGATTGTTTGACAATTCCTTGAACCTGACCGTGGATTATTTTCATAAAAAGACAAAAGACCTCATCGAACGGGTTCCCATACCATCGGTGGCGGGCATCGCGATAGAGCCTTATGGCAATATCGGAAGCGTGGTGAACAGAGGTTGGGAAATTGGAGCCGATTATACGAAAACCATAGGGCATGTCACTGTGGGACTCAATGCCAATATCGCGACCGTGCATAATGAGGTGACCGATCTGGGTAGTCGTGAAACGATGGAACATCCCATGGTGGTAAACAGTTTGAAGCCCTTGCGCTCTACCGTAGGCAAACCTTGGTATTCCTATTATGTGCTGAAAACGGAAGGCATCTTCCGGGATGAGGAAGAAATTAATAATTTTAAATGGACCGACCTGGAGACGGGAATCACCCGCCTGATTCAGCCGAATGCCAAGCCCGGTGATTTCAAATACGTCGACTTTAATAATGACGGGCGCATCAATGATGACGATAAACAATACATGGGCAGCTATTTGCCCAAGCTGACGTTTGGCTTCGGAGGAAATCTGAGGTATAAGGGCTTTGATTTCAGCATTCAGTTCCAGGGAGTAGGCAAGTCTACCATTTATAACGGATTCAAGCAAATGGGGCTCACCGGCAGACAGCAAGGTGGCAATATGCTGTCCGACATCCTGAATGCCTGGGATTACAACAACGCTTCGGGCATCCCGCGCCTGGCTCTGGTGAACGACTCGAATGGAAACTTCAGCAACGCTTCCGACTTTTATTTGGAGAACGGCAGCTATTTGCGTCTTAAGAATATGACGTTGGGATATACGCTTCCCGATTCCGTGATGCGGAAAATCGGTCTGCCGGGCAGCTCTCTCCGGATTTATTTGAATGGAGAGAATCTTTGTACCCTGACAGATTATACGGGTTTTGACCCGGAAGTCGGCAATTTCGGTATAGACGGAGGTACTTATCCGGTGGCTCGTACCTTTAGTTTGGGAGTCAATTTTAATTTCTGA
- a CDS encoding phosphatidylinositol-specific phospholipase C, whose amino-acid sequence MERKFSRMCHVLVLTISVLVFQSLCSEAAPQCTETSMWLDGSAEKITWMKCLHDTLLMCKISIPGTHDSGAIKGGDMLKTQSVTIPVQLQLGIRAFDIRLEKKNNKLGIFHSYAFQDLYWEDDVLPAFISFLQAYPSETLIVSLKKEGGELQDYASLVSASLSNSVYRDYFVTDFHPELTLKDCRGKILFLHRDSAMINYPGAACVGWEDNKTCLLILCNKDGKEGHVLLQDEYQYESGKDARKKIKTIIRHIDAVSGRTSSSCKWGISFVSATGLLLGTPKIFADQINQPVADYLKQECKRNCGIVFIDFMNDKGGKELVEYLIVSNIKGGYSTEANI is encoded by the coding sequence ATGGAGCGAAAATTTTCACGAATGTGTCATGTATTAGTTTTGACCATATCTGTATTAGTTTTTCAGAGCTTATGCAGTGAGGCCGCTCCTCAATGTACCGAAACGAGTATGTGGTTGGATGGTAGTGCGGAAAAAATAACGTGGATGAAGTGTCTTCATGATACGCTGTTAATGTGCAAAATATCCATTCCCGGTACGCATGACAGTGGCGCTATTAAAGGTGGAGATATGTTGAAAACGCAGTCTGTAACCATTCCTGTCCAGTTGCAGTTGGGAATTCGCGCTTTTGATATCCGTTTGGAAAAGAAAAATAATAAATTAGGAATCTTCCATAGTTATGCTTTTCAGGATCTATATTGGGAAGATGATGTTTTGCCCGCTTTCATTTCTTTTTTGCAGGCATATCCTTCTGAAACATTGATTGTCTCATTGAAAAAGGAAGGGGGAGAGTTGCAGGATTATGCGTCTTTGGTGTCTGCTTCTTTAAGTAATTCTGTATATCGAGATTATTTCGTAACTGATTTCCACCCTGAACTGACATTGAAAGACTGTCGCGGAAAGATTCTTTTTTTGCATAGGGATTCTGCAATGATTAATTATCCGGGTGCTGCTTGTGTAGGTTGGGAAGATAATAAAACCTGTCTGCTTATTCTTTGCAATAAAGATGGAAAAGAAGGGCATGTGTTACTTCAAGATGAGTATCAATATGAGTCAGGCAAAGATGCCAGAAAGAAAATAAAGACAATTATCCGTCATATTGATGCAGTGTCCGGCCGGACCTCCTCTTCATGTAAATGGGGTATTAGCTTTGTCAGTGCAACCGGACTGCTTTTGGGGACACCTAAAATCTTTGCAGATCAAATAAATCAACCTGTAGCAGACTATTTGAAGCAGGAATGTAAACGAAACTGCGGCATTGTTTTTATTGATTTTATGAATGATAAAGGCGGTAAAGAACTGGTGGAATATTTAATTGTAAGCAATATCAAGGGAGGCTATTCTACCGAGGCAAACATATAA